A genomic segment from Gracilinanus agilis isolate LMUSP501 chromosome 1, AgileGrace, whole genome shotgun sequence encodes:
- the PEX2 gene encoding peroxisome biogenesis factor 2, translating to MSSNEKNTEHTNPVLRISQLDALELNKALEQLVWSQFTHCFHGFKPGLLARFEPEVKAFLWLFLWRFTIYSKNATVGQSIMNIQYKNDYSQTQKYQPLSKNQKLWYAICTVGGRWLEERCYDLFRNHHLASFYKIKQCTNLIVGLLKLSSLVNFLIFLQKGKFATLTERLLGIRSVFCKPQNIREVGFEYMNRELLWHGFAEFLIFLLPLINIQKLKAKLSSWCIPITGVPNSDDTLATHGKECSLCGEWPTMPHTIGCVHVFCYYCVKSSYLFDMYFTCPKCGTEVRNLQPLKSGIEMSEVNAP from the coding sequence ATGTCTTccaatgaaaagaacactgaacaCACAAATCCTGTACTAAGAATAAGTCAGCTGGATGCCCTGGAACTAAACAAAGCCCTGGAACAATTAGTTTGGTCCCAGTTTACTCATTGTTTTCATGGATTTAAGCCAGGTTTGTTAGCCAGGTTTGAACCTGAGGTAAAAGCATTTTTGTGGCTTTTCTTATGGAGATTCACCATTTACTCCAAGAATGCCACTGTTGGACAGTCAATCATGAACATCCAATACAAAAATGATTATTCTCAAACACAGAAATATCAACCACTAAGTAAAAATCAAAAGTTATGGTATGCTATTTGCACAGTTGGAGGAAGGTGGTTAGAAGAAAGATGTTATGATTTATTCCGCAATCACCATTTAGCATCATTCTATAAAATCAAACAGTGCACCAATCTTATTGTTGGACTTTTGAAATTAAGTAGTTTGgtaaatttccttattttccttcaaaaagGAAAGTTTGCTACATTGACAGAGCGTCTCTTAGGTATTCGATCTGTATTTTGCAAACCCCAAAACATTCGAGAAGTTGGTTTCGAATACATGAATAGGGAACTTCTGTGGCATGGTTTCGCGGAATTTCTGATCTTTCTTTTACCACTTATTAATATCCAAAAGTTGAAAGCCAAGTTGTCATCTTGGTGTATCCCTATTACTGGTGTTCCTAACAGTGATGATACATTAGCCACCCATGGCAAAGAATGTTCCCTTTGTGGAGAGTGGCCTACTATGCCTCATACTATCGGTTGTGTAcatgtattttgttattattgtgttaAAAGTAGCTATTTATTTGATATGTACTTCACTTGTCCTAAGTGTGGCACAGAGGTACGGAATCTGCAGCCACTGAAGTCGGGAATTGAAATGTCAGAAGTGAATGCTCCTTAG